AGCAGCGCAACCCGGTTCTACTTGACTAAACCCGTGCTCCTCCAAGGAGAGAGTTTGCTTTACCCAACTCCCTTTTTGATAACAAGGCAGAAATCCCCGACCCGCCCCTTGTTTCAGTCAGAATGAGTCCCCGAGACCCCGGGACATTGGCTTCCGCCAACAGTGAACTATTAAGGATCGCATCCCGCGCATATTCTACATTATAGCCTGCAACTGATTCAGCTTCCGCTTCTGGGAGATCAAACGGAGCTCGATTAGTTTCTGCTAGACGAGATATAAAGAACATAACCAATACAGGGAACAAGGGAATACCGGACCATATCTGCTTTTGCGCCATGACAATCTCACTCGAATTACGGGAACCTACACATATTAGTACAGTATACCGGGGTCCCCGGCCAGAACCACACGTGCAAGTTTCCCTGCATGTGGCTCGCCCGTGCTTTCCGAGGCGCTGCCTGTGACTCAGCATGGGAGAAGGGGGCGGAACTGCACACTTTCGTGTTCAGAGCATTGTCCGAGTGAGTGGGCAGCGCCTACCAAGCAAAGCTTTCTTGAAGAGGCAGGGCTGGTTCCTTTTCGGCGCCCGCCCTTTATTTATTTAGATGTTGAGGTAAGGCAAGCCCCAGGAAAGTCTAGGTTTGCTCCCAGCTCCATCTCGGCCGGCATCTTGCTCTCGAGGGGGTGGGGTCCTGGAGCGAACTACTCATTGCTGTGTTGCCCCAACCCAAGGAAGGGCATTTGGTGAGGAGCATTGTTTTGAGGGAGAGAAAGCGTGGTTGACAAACCAATCATCGGAGGCAACTGGAGTGCTTTCATCAAATGATGCATGTGGGCTGAGCCATTCCCATCCCAAGTGGTGCCCCGATTTGGCCTGGCCGGTCGGGAAGAGATTCACATAGAGACTGCTGCTATCCGGGAATCTCTTTCTATGTTAGCTAGCGGGGGCGGGCTTTCCTATGGTAGTCCCGCTGCGGCCTCTGAACGGCCGTCCCATCTCATCTTGATTTGGCTATACTTGTATGTAGCCAACCATGTTAGCTCCACATAAGAGCCTTTTAAATAAAGGCTAAAAGGGCACTCATCAGTCAGCCCGGCCCCTTTCCTATTTCGCTTTGCCGCCTATTAAGAGAATAGGTCCCGAAAAAGCGGCCCGCCTTTCATCATCTATACCAGCTGCCACGCAAGAACCAATAGAAAGGATTTCGACGCCCCTCTCCTTACAGTCAAGTGGCTGAACGCCCCTCTCTAGATAAGAAGCAGAACGCGCCATCACCTACAGCCCTTTCCTCTGCCGGGGACTTCCACGAAATGAAAACGGGCGGCATCGTCGTATGCTCCACTTTTGTTGCCCTGGTTTATATCCCGGAGTACTCCTATGGCCGATCTGTCACCCAACCTACTTAAACAACCTAAAGGCTTGGCCCCGTCCCGTTTGGAGAATGACCCCTTATGGCACGGCTTAGTCAGTTATTCTCGCAGTTCAGATAAGATTCGGACCGGGTTGGGTTAGGTCTCTGAAAGCATGGTTCTTGCCTCCCTACCCCCTTTGAGCTCGTCCATTCGTTGGGTGATCCCTTGCTCTCACGTTCGAGTGTTTGCTCGTCGTTTAGGCCCGTGAGTGAGATTTCTGCTCATTGCAGTCACCTCCGGGGTTCTTCGCACCTGGATAGTACCAGGACCCTTGTGCCCCGGCCCTTGATCAGATAAAGCTGCCCGCCTTATGACCCACAACGAAAAATGAGCCTTGCGACGAGACGCGGACATTCCCCATGCTGCGGTTCCCTCCGGTCCGTTCCCGGGTTGGGTTAGGGGAACATCCGAGCGATTGCCTTCGCGGATCCAAACGCGCTCACAAGGCGCACAATAAGAATAAGACCAATAGAGACTTCATAAGGGACCATTTGAGCTGCAGATCGTAATGCTCCTAGAGAGGCATATTTCGAATATAGAGGAGTGAAAGTTCCCAACAAAAAAGTACTTTTTCATATCCTTCTATGAACCGTACGAGCACGTCCTCTGTCACCCCCCACCGCGCTTACGGCTCTATACCCCAACCCAACTTGCTCTGGCCCCGGGTCCTTCCTTTCTATTCCTCGGTAAGCGGACCGTGGGAGCATGGGGGGCGATATCTGCTTTTTGACTGATAGAAAGCATCTCTCAAATTATGTCCTTGATTTGAAGAGCTGTCACGATCATTCACATAAATTTCAGTGAACTATTGAAGCTATCAGTGTGATTGATCAGACAAGTACCAAGGGCTTTCGGTAGACTTCTTTCATTTCCGAATTAGCTTGCGACAAGTCCTAGCATTAGTATGAGTTCGTTGACCGCGTAAGGGCGATCCATCTTGATGACGAATTCCACGATAACAAGAAATCGAAATTAATCGTTCGATGTCTGCTCGTTCTCCCCTCTTCAATTCCCAATGAACAACATGATCTTGACCTATTATTTGTTCAATTTGGTCGATTTGATACTTAGTTAATTCTTTTATCTTTATGTTTCCACTGATACCTAATCGATAACGAACCTGAATGGCTTTTTTAGGGCCAATTCCATCAATTTTGGTTGAGGCAATTCTTACTTGTTCATCACCAACTAATCTAGCTCCTGAAATATATAACATTCTTGATCCTTCCTTTTACTAGTCTTCTCGGCTGGAATCATAAATGGGTTGTCTCCTCTTTCATGATCCTTTCTATAGGTAGAACTACTGTGAGCGGTCTAAACT
This sequence is a window from Solanum lycopersicum bio-material TGRC:LA1421 mitochondrion, complete genome. Protein-coding genes within it:
- the rps13 gene encoding ribosomal protein S13, whose product is MLYISGARLVGDEQVRIASTKIDGIGPKKAIQVRYRLGISGNIKIKELTKYQIDQIEQIIGQDHVVHWELKRGERADIERLISISCYRGIRHQDGSPLRGQRTHTNARTCRKLIRK